CTCAATCTCAGAAAAAAGTCTCTGTGGTGGCCTAAATTTCGAGCTTGCCGGTCCACGTCTTCCCTTTCCAGAATCCAGACTACCTTGTGATTTACCATAATCCAGTCTTGGAACTAACTTGACTCGCACTTCCAAATCGTTTTCGGCCAGATTATCGACGATTCCCAAATCCCCTTTATACTTTCCAACCTTGATACGCACATATGATCCTGGCTGCAGCTGAACTTCATTTGATCTTCCAGGACGAAGCAAATCCGGATACTCCTCAATTGGAACAAGAACCTTGTTGTTTGCGTACATTCCAGGCAAGCCTTGGATAATTTGATTCACAGCATCCAGTCTGCGAGCTTCGATGTAAACGTAACCACTGAAGTTGTCTCTTTGGAAAGCACTGAAAACGTCCGTGTATCTCTTGTTCAACATACGAGCATAAATTTGtttgaccagctctttctccagccCATTTCTGACACGAATACCCCAAATCAAAGGGTCATCAACGGATGGCAGCAACAAACGCTGAGACACATTTGTGGTTGATCCCATATAACGGGACGATGCAGAACGACCATATCTCGCCTTGAACTGGTCTGCTAAAGCCTGTGCATCCTGTTCGTCAAGTTTCTCCCTCGAACGATCCAGCTTCCTGTGCAGTCGATCGCTCACCACACCGGTTTCATCGTGTGCTTGGTCGTCTGCTAAGAACTCATTACGAAGTATCTCAGCATCTTCGTCATCCtcatcttcctcttcatcatcatcgaCTTCGGCCTCAACATCCAGAAACTGATTACCCCTTCTTTTCTTTCGTCCACGGAGTGcttcatcgtcgtcatcttcgtcttcatcttcgtcttcgtcatcCTCGGCTTCCTCATCCAAGTTGACGTCCTCAAATTccccttcttcttcatcgtcTTCATGATTGTGTTTCACGGtatcttcctcctgcttcGACAAGGAAGGCTCGTCATGAGGTTGGGTATCGGCGTTGCCGACGCGCATTTCCTCAGGATTGGTAGTTTCCTCACTCATTATCcatattatttatttaattgCCACTACTATTCTTCAACGCAAAAATTTTCGCGGGCTCAGAACCCAATATATACATATAGACGGTGGACAAGCCATACACCAAGCCTAGCTCGTTGATCTCCGGTATAATGGTCTCCGCCAATCGTCATTGATATGCAGCAATCATAGACGATGGGAAGAGAAAAcgatgttgttgaaaatACTTTAACCATTCACTCAGGATCATCAACATTATCTCTTCTTTTGCCAATCAAAGGCACCCCTAGAGAAGTCCAGAGGTTTCTTTTGTGGcatcttcctctttctGTTTTCCGTGAACAGGACATGGCGTTTGACAATCGGATCGTAGTGGATATGTTTTCTCTCGTTGGCAGTTCTCTGGATCACCAAAGACCGCATGTAGCCCGTCTTTGCTGTGGATGCCAACTGTATGATCGTTGTCTTAGCCTTGGATTCTAGAATGTTAGCGACACCTTGTGCTTGCTGCACTTACTTGCCATGTTGGCTGGAGTAGAATTAtgaaaaatggaaaatAATTTACCTGCAGTCGATCGCCGCGTCGTCCTTTCTAATCTCAGTAAATCGACTACTCTTTCAACTAGCTTCGAGCTGTGGTCTCCATGAATAAATTAGAGGATTTGAATCCCCTTTTCTGCCCGGCCTCCTCCAACGGCTCCGACTACACTCCATTTGAAGACAGGTATCCAACACTGGCAAATTATTACAAGTTTGCCTTAGTGAGTAAGATTAATGCCTACTTTTATCAAGTGCAAGAGCCTCCACCGAAAGAAGCTGGTGGGGTCTCCGATACAGCAAAGGACGAGAAAATTTCCCCTTTAGAACAAGTACACCACTATGAAAACTCGATTAAGCAACAATTGGCTCGAGATTATCAAATATCGGACGTACTGACATATGGGGCCAAAAAAGAAATATGTATTTTCAGACTCGAGACTAGACTAAACCCGCAGGATCAGGAGCTTGGATTCAATCAACTAAAGGATGCAGTTGACAACATCATCATAGAAAGCAAACTCTCTCTCAAACTAGCATCTGCAACGACCTTTGATGCTGACTCAGTGTTTAAGTCTCAGGCTAACCCACAGCAACAATCGCGGCCGAGTAGCATTGTGTAtctcagcttcttgagAGCATTGAAGAAATTTCTGTGTCAGCATCTTATGGCTAGATCTTCAGAGGTTGAAATACTCCCATTTGGAAACCAATCGCTGGTTTGCTCCGCGCAAGACACATTCCAGATTTTAAAGATTAACACATCGCTTAGCATTCGCAACGAAATCATCTCTAATTTTGCTATAAACAGCACTCCACGGTTCTACCGACTGTCAACTCTCTTGGACAGTGAGTTTGAcatcttgaaaaacaacTACGCTCTCTACCTGTGCCCTTCTGGGGTGCGATGTTCTTTTGCTAATCAAAATATGCTGGCAAACTCACTCTCTTTTGAGCCCCCAGCAAACTATGAAAAACTCCTGCATTTGTTGTCTGAGTACTCTCATATCAAACTTGAGATGCCTTCGCGTTGGATCAAACTCGTCCCAAATTTGAACCACATGAACGGGCTTACGCCGAATATTGCTCGATACCTTGAATCATCCGCTCCCAACTCAAAATATATTATGTGGCCAGCTTCTATGTGCATGATTCAATTTGGAGATGACCTCGAGGAGTCCACGTTTGAACTAAGTGACTCTTTCGAATTGATTGAGGAGTTAATACTTGAGTCTGACGAAGAACCCAAGCCACTACAAATATCAGCCATTGAAGAGCCTACGGCAGACTCCAACCCAACGGATGTTGATATGGACTCTGCAAAAGAATCACCCGGAGACTGGGATGAGCTTTTTGGGGAATCGATGaatgaagaggaagaagagtTCCATAATGATGTGCCAGAATCAGAATCGCAGTCAAAACCCGAACTGGTGTCGAGTCCGGTAGAAAAGGATGCAAGACAGTTTATTGAGCTTGAGCCATCAAACCCACTCTATGAGGATCCTGGTGCACCATCTCCCGCTTCGTTTCACATATTCGCATCCCCTAGTCCCGGGACGACCGATGCCTCCTCTGCCAATGATGAAGTTGGCTCAGTGACACCAAAGGACATAAAGAAGTCCATTTTTGCCCCACTGAACTTTAACCCGCTAATCGAGAAGGACATCGACAGTAAGTATTCGAACGGCGGAAAGTTCTTTGTGCGCAGTGAAGCACAGAGCTCGCGTTCCCAGGAGTCGGCATCTACGACACCAACATTTTGGAAGAACAAAAAAGGAGAGATTGACATCGAAGAACGAGATTTAATAAGTGACAGTGAAGAAGAGATAGAAGAGgatgacgaagacgaagatgaTGACAAAACAGGCTTGGGTATAAGTATTACCTCAATTCCTCGAAATACGGGAATATTGTCCTCGATGACACCTTTTGTCAACCAAACAGCATTCTCGCACCCTCAAGCTCCATCGCCTCAAGTATCAGGGGCTCAAGAGATTCAGAACTGGCTATTCTGGATTCTGAGaggtccagctctttgtACAATTCCTTCAAGATTTCTTTCTACAGGAAATCCGATCATCTCTAAGGACAAGATTGAATTGGTATTGCCAATAATGCAGGAACTTGTGCTCTTTACTACTGGGATGAAACATCACTATAGAGAGCAGGTCTCCGATCTCAGTGAGTTATTGGAGTCAACGTTGTTAAGTGCTTTTCCAGGTTCGTCAAAGATGAGACTCTACGAGTTATTGGATTGTGATCGACCAAACTCAGAAATGAGATTATTTGACAGTCTTTTTGGTAGCGAGAAAGAAATATACAAGCTGGAGGCTCCAAGAAttgaatttgatgatcCTAGCTTTGCCACAACATCTCCATTGATGAACATCACAGAAACGGAAAATAAGAGACACTCAGGCATATTCAAGGAGAACGCGAACCGAGCTATCGCCGACAGTGTAAAGTCGACTTCtttgttcaaaatctcAACTACAATCTTCAACACAAAACGAAACGACCAAGATCTAAAAATTAACGAGACAAGTTTGCGATATTGGAAACTGCTAAATCTTGAGCCCCTTGAAGGCCAAAAGAATGTCAGAGTCATCTTAGTTATACCAAAAGGTACATCGTATTTGTTGGAAAAAAGTCGAATTTTCTTACAGGACCTAATGGCTACTTACTCATCTTGGAATTTAGGACAAATGAGTCAGCTACAAGACATT
This window of the Ogataea parapolymorpha DL-1 chromosome VII, whole genome shotgun sequence genome carries:
- a CDS encoding Mediator of RNA polymerase II transcription subunit 13, which encodes MNKLEDLNPLFCPASSNGSDYTPFEDRYPTLANYYKFALVSKINAYFYQVQEPPPKEAGGVSDTAKDEKISPLEQVHHYENSIKQQLARDYQISDVLTYGAKKEICIFRLETRLNPQDQELGFNQLKDAVDNIIIESKLSLKLASATTFDADSVFKSQANPQQQSRPSSIVYLSFLRALKKFLCQHLMARSSEVEILPFGNQSLVCSAQDTFQILKINTSLSIRNEIISNFAINSTPRFYRLSTLLDSEFDILKNNYALYLCPSGVRCSFANQNMLANSLSFEPPANYEKLLHLLSEYSHIKLEMPSRWIKLVPNLNHMNGLTPNIARYLESSAPNSKYIMWPASMCMIQFGDDLEESTFELSDSFELIEELILESDEEPKPLQISAIEEPTADSNPTDVDMDSAKESPGDWDELFGESMNEEEEEFHNDVPESESQSKPELVSSPVEKDARQFIELEPSNPLYEDPGAPSPASFHIFASPSPGTTDASSANDEVGSVTPKDIKKSIFAPLNFNPLIEKDIDSKYSNGGKFFVRSEAQSSRSQESASTTPTFWKNKKGEIDIEERDLISDSEEEIEEDDEDEDDDKTGLGISITSIPRNTGILSSMTPFVNQTAFSHPQAPSPQVSGAQEIQNWLFWILRGPALCTIPSRFLSTGNPIISKDKIELVLPIMQELVLFTTGMKHHYREQVSDLSELLESTLLSAFPGSSKMRLYELLDCDRPNSEMRLFDSLFGSEKEIYKLEAPRIEFDDPSFATTSPLMNITETENKRHSGIFKENANRAIADSVKSTSLFKISTTIFNTKRNDQDLKINETSLRYWKLLNLEPLEGQKNVRVILVIPKGTSYLLEKSRIFLQDLMATYSSWNLGQMSQLQDILEIPGGNFELFLQNAEGALTSLADSLRNQYLVDPNGQKDAILVMIAVPNIGMQLLTSLASVLEQFQSTLTMKAVDQETEEDRRKRRKRNISTIVSIPIFSFYKVIPLDLYLSKNESYSVVTSQKLGDLALEIYSLYPNKDISEPFKDRDRLLTISKQLPQKIPFVMTKAPISSGLIADDLFLHVCYERSIDKNWCVASWSDQYGEINFTRSWLISPDCRCQTFEEVSDEIFSISMDYVSSHNGKSYVILTRLNNVIPDDELTEWKRLSIKNNKLTLIVLTVELEPSTLVLSHLQEQKDDLKDMYSVKFTAASTNSQMLTPSVANRLESPMNGQTPSYDPGASPLDTSAFTGSQQQVPENPELIELSNECYGVILQVAQQLSNQSIRMPLRTGFIVNSGRRTAEGYEPGSIIELNLLSCQAGVNSIELLKNLIMQYKHLANLNKNPICPWHVSAVRRMIDFLVHLDVK